In one window of Amblyraja radiata isolate CabotCenter1 chromosome 29, sAmbRad1.1.pri, whole genome shotgun sequence DNA:
- the zbtb7a gene encoding zinc finger and BTB domain-containing protein 7A isoform X1 gives MMSSSMLLKQKYYKKYHCKSQQGKRNVSRKILLSMKMANGVDGPIGIPFPDHSSEILSCLNEQRNYGYLCDVIIIVDGQEFRTHRSVLAACSQYFKKLFTLGAIVDQQNIYEIDFVSAEALSALLEFAYTATLTISTSNVNEILNAARLLEIQCVSNVCHDLLVSNALTSKEMADYVDQIDQQNLLRAKEYLEYFQSSPANGHVDGQWAGLELKDFPRVHFKNGVSEELGHKPEGAYDEMTENEQPTEMVDKPVAWLKREDVTGPSFSPSQNGDYGEFHVPEEEGLLDHPAMHPNFTPAEEVKPELINEDDEALSSRAILEQIINSVDETYDTKNLPKDENELESYLNYSLAVEGYSSWSKKGEKKVRAKAFQKCPICEKVIQGAGKLPRHIRTHTGEKPYECNICSVRFTRQDKLKVHMRKHTGEKPYLCIECGAAFAHNYDLKNHMRVHTGLRPYQCDSCFKTFVRSDHLHRHLKKDGCNGTPSTRGRKPRVRDTSGLVSEGSNDPGCGEGNLEEGANTSMELEENSNPPHFDDQPEENCSKVLVNEESERLNVNEDLFAESKSQLCES, from the exons ACTTTTGTCCATGAAAATGGCCAATGGAGTAGATGGCCCTATAGGTATCCCATTCCCTGATCACAGCAGTGAGATTCTCAGTTGTCTTAATGAGCAGAGGAACTATGGTTATCTCTGTGACGTTATCATCATCGTGGACGGTCAGGAATTTCGGACCCATCGATCGGTCCTTGCGGCCTGCAGTCAGTACTTCAAGAAGCTTTTCACACTGGGAGCTATTGTGGACCAACAGAATATTTACGAAATAGACTTTGTCTCGGCAGAAGCGCTTTCCGCACTCTTGGAATTTGCGTACACGGCAACCCTGACTATAAGCACTtcgaatgtaaatgagattttaaatgcAGCAAGACTACTGGAGATCCAATGTGTGAGCAACGTCTGCCATGATCTCCTTGTATCGAATGCCCTGACCAGCAAGGAGATGGCAGATTACGTAGATCAAATTGATCAGCAAAACCTCCTTCGAGCAAAAGAATATCTAGAGTACTTCCAAAGCAGTCCAGCAAATGGACATGTTGACGGCCAATGGGCAGGTCTAGAACTGAAAGACTTTCCAAGAGTGCACTTTAAAAACGGAGTTAGTGAGGAGCTGGGGCATAAGCCTGAAGGGGCCTACGATGAAATGACGGAAAATGAGCAGCCAACGGAAATGGTGGACAAACCGGTGGCGTGGCTCAAGAGAGAGGATGTCACCGGCCCTTCATTTTCCCCCTCACAGAATGGAGACTATGGTGAGTTCCATGTTCCGGAAGAAGAAGGGCTTCTGGATCACCCAGCTATGCATCCAAACTTCACGCCTGCTGAAGAGGTAAAACCGGAGCTCATCAACGAAGACGACGAGGCCCTTTCCTCCAGAGCCATCCTCGAGCAGATCATAAACTCGGTTGATGAAACATACGACACCAAGAACTTGCCAAAAGATGAGAATGAACTTGAATCATACTTGAATTATTCCCTCGCGGTTGAAGGCTACTCCTCCTGGTCTAAAAAAGGCGAGAAGAAAGTGAGAGCAAAGGCATTCCAGAAGTGTCCGATCTGTGAGAAGGTGATTCAGGGAGCTGGGAAACTGCCACGTCACATCAGGACTCACACAGGAGAAAAACCATACGAGTGTAACATATGCAGTGTCCGCTTCACAAG ACAGGACAAGTTGAAAGTTCACATGAGGAAGCACACGGGAGAGAAGCCCTACTTGTGTATTGAGTGCGGGGCTGCATTTGCGCATAACTACGACCTGAAGAATCACATGCGCGTCCACACAGGCCTCCGCCCCTACCAGTGCGACTCCTGCTTCAAGACCTTCGTGCGCTCAGACCACCTGCACAGGCACCTTAAAAAGGATGGCTGCaatggcaccccctccacacgagGGCGCAAGCCTCGGGTGAGGGACACCAGCGGCCTTGTGTCCGAAGGATCAAACGATCCTGGTTGCGGAGAGGGCAACCTGGAAGAGGGCGCCAACACAAGCATGGAGTTGGAAGAAAACAGCAACCCGCCGCACTTTGACGACCAACCTGAAGAAAATTGTTCCAAGGTTTTGGTGAATGAAGAGTCTGAGAGGCTGAATGTAAATGAGGATTTATTTGCGGAAAGCAAAAGCCAATTGTGTGAAAGCTAA
- the zbtb7a gene encoding zinc finger and BTB domain-containing protein 7A isoform X2, with product MKMANGVDGPIGIPFPDHSSEILSCLNEQRNYGYLCDVIIIVDGQEFRTHRSVLAACSQYFKKLFTLGAIVDQQNIYEIDFVSAEALSALLEFAYTATLTISTSNVNEILNAARLLEIQCVSNVCHDLLVSNALTSKEMADYVDQIDQQNLLRAKEYLEYFQSSPANGHVDGQWAGLELKDFPRVHFKNGVSEELGHKPEGAYDEMTENEQPTEMVDKPVAWLKREDVTGPSFSPSQNGDYGEFHVPEEEGLLDHPAMHPNFTPAEEVKPELINEDDEALSSRAILEQIINSVDETYDTKNLPKDENELESYLNYSLAVEGYSSWSKKGEKKVRAKAFQKCPICEKVIQGAGKLPRHIRTHTGEKPYECNICSVRFTRQDKLKVHMRKHTGEKPYLCIECGAAFAHNYDLKNHMRVHTGLRPYQCDSCFKTFVRSDHLHRHLKKDGCNGTPSTRGRKPRVRDTSGLVSEGSNDPGCGEGNLEEGANTSMELEENSNPPHFDDQPEENCSKVLVNEESERLNVNEDLFAESKSQLCES from the exons ATGAAAATGGCCAATGGAGTAGATGGCCCTATAGGTATCCCATTCCCTGATCACAGCAGTGAGATTCTCAGTTGTCTTAATGAGCAGAGGAACTATGGTTATCTCTGTGACGTTATCATCATCGTGGACGGTCAGGAATTTCGGACCCATCGATCGGTCCTTGCGGCCTGCAGTCAGTACTTCAAGAAGCTTTTCACACTGGGAGCTATTGTGGACCAACAGAATATTTACGAAATAGACTTTGTCTCGGCAGAAGCGCTTTCCGCACTCTTGGAATTTGCGTACACGGCAACCCTGACTATAAGCACTtcgaatgtaaatgagattttaaatgcAGCAAGACTACTGGAGATCCAATGTGTGAGCAACGTCTGCCATGATCTCCTTGTATCGAATGCCCTGACCAGCAAGGAGATGGCAGATTACGTAGATCAAATTGATCAGCAAAACCTCCTTCGAGCAAAAGAATATCTAGAGTACTTCCAAAGCAGTCCAGCAAATGGACATGTTGACGGCCAATGGGCAGGTCTAGAACTGAAAGACTTTCCAAGAGTGCACTTTAAAAACGGAGTTAGTGAGGAGCTGGGGCATAAGCCTGAAGGGGCCTACGATGAAATGACGGAAAATGAGCAGCCAACGGAAATGGTGGACAAACCGGTGGCGTGGCTCAAGAGAGAGGATGTCACCGGCCCTTCATTTTCCCCCTCACAGAATGGAGACTATGGTGAGTTCCATGTTCCGGAAGAAGAAGGGCTTCTGGATCACCCAGCTATGCATCCAAACTTCACGCCTGCTGAAGAGGTAAAACCGGAGCTCATCAACGAAGACGACGAGGCCCTTTCCTCCAGAGCCATCCTCGAGCAGATCATAAACTCGGTTGATGAAACATACGACACCAAGAACTTGCCAAAAGATGAGAATGAACTTGAATCATACTTGAATTATTCCCTCGCGGTTGAAGGCTACTCCTCCTGGTCTAAAAAAGGCGAGAAGAAAGTGAGAGCAAAGGCATTCCAGAAGTGTCCGATCTGTGAGAAGGTGATTCAGGGAGCTGGGAAACTGCCACGTCACATCAGGACTCACACAGGAGAAAAACCATACGAGTGTAACATATGCAGTGTCCGCTTCACAAG ACAGGACAAGTTGAAAGTTCACATGAGGAAGCACACGGGAGAGAAGCCCTACTTGTGTATTGAGTGCGGGGCTGCATTTGCGCATAACTACGACCTGAAGAATCACATGCGCGTCCACACAGGCCTCCGCCCCTACCAGTGCGACTCCTGCTTCAAGACCTTCGTGCGCTCAGACCACCTGCACAGGCACCTTAAAAAGGATGGCTGCaatggcaccccctccacacgagGGCGCAAGCCTCGGGTGAGGGACACCAGCGGCCTTGTGTCCGAAGGATCAAACGATCCTGGTTGCGGAGAGGGCAACCTGGAAGAGGGCGCCAACACAAGCATGGAGTTGGAAGAAAACAGCAACCCGCCGCACTTTGACGACCAACCTGAAGAAAATTGTTCCAAGGTTTTGGTGAATGAAGAGTCTGAGAGGCTGAATGTAAATGAGGATTTATTTGCGGAAAGCAAAAGCCAATTGTGTGAAAGCTAA